A portion of the Musa acuminata AAA Group cultivar baxijiao chromosome BXJ1-1, Cavendish_Baxijiao_AAA, whole genome shotgun sequence genome contains these proteins:
- the LOC135593541 gene encoding protein WALLS ARE THIN 1-like — translation MADVDARKVCGVPERVQLHVAMLALQFGYAGFHVVSRAALNMGISKVVFPVYRNIIALILLVPFAYFLEKKDRPAMTLSFTVQFFLLALCGITANQGFYLLGLEYTSPTFASAIQNSVPAITFLMAAVLRIEKVRIDRRDGIAKLVGTLACVGGATVITLYKGPTIFGPSRALNGADQFMAPTMGKDWTLGCLYLIGHCLSWSGWLVLQAPLLKKYPARLSVTSYTCFFGVIQFLVIAAFIERDAEAWKFHSGGEFFTILYAGFVASGIAFAVQIWCIDRGGPVFVAVYQPVQTLVVAIMAAIALGEEFYLGGIIGAIFIIAGLYLVLWGKSEERGFAAMEAAIAASSNPEHDAVRAAASFKASSLKQPLLPSTTSESV, via the exons ATGGCGGACGTGGACGCGAGGAAAGTGTGTGGCGTGCCGGAGAGGGTGCAGCTGCACGTGGCCATGCTGGCCCTGCAGTTTGGCTACGCCGGCTTCCATGTCGTCTCCCGGGCGGCCCTTAATATGGGGATCAGTAAGGTGGTCTTCCCCGTCTACCGCAACATCATCGCCTTGATCCTCCTCGTCCCGTTTGCCTACTTCCTGGAAAA GAAGGACAGGCCGGCTATGACGCTCTCCTTCACCGTCCAGTTCTTCCTCCTAGCTTTGTGTGG TATTACCGCGAACCAGGGTTTCTATCTACTCGGCCTCGAGTACACCTCACCGACCTTCGCCTCCGCCATCCAGAACTCTGTCCCGGCCATCACCTTCCTCATGGCCGCCGTTCTCAG GATAGAGAAGGTGCGGATCGACCGACGCGACGGGATCGCGAAGCTGGTGGGAACCCTGGCCTGCGTCGGCGGCGCCACCGTCATCACCTTGTACAAAGGCCCGACCATCTTCGGCCCCTCGCGCGCTCTCAACGGAGCAGACCAGTTCATGGCGCCAACCATGGGCAAGGACTGGACGCTGGGCTGCTTGTACCTCATCGGCCACTGCCTCTCCTGGTCGGGCTGGCTCGTGCTCCAGGCGCCGTTGCTGAAGAAGTACCCGGCCCGGCTGTCCGTCACCTCCTACACATGCTTCTTCGGGGTGATCCAGTTCTTGGTCATCGCCGCCTTCATCGAGCGGGATGCCGAGGCCTGGAAGTTCCACTCCGGCGGCGAGTTCTTCACCATTCTGTACGCG GGATTTGTGGCGTCCGGCATCGCCTTCGCGGTGCAAATCTGGTGCATCGACAGGGGCGGCCCCGTGTTCGTGGCCGTCTACCAGCCGGTCCAGACTCTGGTCGTCGCCATCATGGCCGCCATCGCCTTGGGCGAGGAGTTCTACCTCGGCGG CATAATTGGAGCCATCTTCATCATAGCTGGGCTCTATCTGGTGCTATGGGGGAAGAGTGAAGAAAGAGGCTTTGCTGCCATGGAAGCGGCCATCGCTGCCTCCTCCAACCCCGAGCACGATGCTGTCAGAGCTGCTGCTTCCTTCAAGGCTTCCTCTCTGAAGCAGCCACTCCTGCCATCAACAACCTCAGAGAGTGTCTGA